A part of Paenibacillus donghaensis genomic DNA contains:
- a CDS encoding NAD-dependent epimerase/dehydratase family protein, producing the protein MEKRKILITGKGSYVGTSFIKWLEQWPDDYETVEISVRGEEWNNHDFSQYDVVLHVAGIAHVSTDPKMEEQYYKVNRDLTIEVAKKAKKEGVKQFIFMSSIIVYGDSSRELKVIDRETIPKPSNFYGHSKLQAEKGIMSLEDGNFKIVIIRPPMIYGKGSKGNYIKLAKLARKLPFFPRVENQRSMLYIDNLCELLRLLIINRDGGIYFPQNGEYVNTSHLVSLIAKCNGRNIRLIRGFNIILLILSKRIKLINKIFGNLVYKMNISEYKTKYQIKGLSESILITENEDNGDNK; encoded by the coding sequence ATGGAGAAGCGTAAGATACTAATTACCGGCAAAGGAAGTTACGTGGGCACGAGTTTTATCAAATGGCTTGAACAGTGGCCTGATGATTATGAAACGGTAGAAATCTCAGTCAGAGGCGAGGAATGGAATAACCATGACTTCTCCCAATATGATGTAGTGCTGCATGTTGCCGGAATAGCGCATGTTTCTACTGATCCTAAGATGGAAGAACAGTATTATAAGGTGAATCGTGATTTGACTATTGAAGTTGCAAAGAAAGCAAAAAAAGAGGGTGTAAAGCAGTTTATTTTTATGAGTAGTATTATCGTATATGGGGATAGCAGTCGTGAACTAAAAGTTATAGATAGAGAAACGATTCCTAAACCTAGTAACTTCTATGGGCACAGTAAACTTCAGGCAGAGAAAGGAATAATGTCCTTAGAAGATGGCAACTTTAAGATAGTTATCATCAGACCACCAATGATATATGGCAAGGGTTCTAAAGGAAACTATATTAAACTAGCTAAGTTAGCACGGAAATTGCCTTTTTTCCCCAGAGTTGAAAATCAACGAAGTATGTTATACATTGACAATCTTTGTGAGTTGTTGAGATTATTGATTATTAATAGGGATGGCGGAATTTACTTTCCGCAAAATGGCGAATATGTAAATACTAGTCATCTTGTTTCTCTGATAGCAAAGTGTAATGGACGAAATATTAGATTGATAAGAGGGTTTAATATTATACTACTAATCTTGAGCAAGAGAATAAAGCTAATAAATAAGATATTTGGAAATTTGGTTTACAAAATGAATATTAGCGAATATAAAACAAAATATCAAATCAAAGGTTTGAGTGAATCAATTCTGATAACGGAAAATGAAGATAATGGAGATAATAAATGA
- a CDS encoding sugar transferase gives MRPYIVVKQMLDWTLALIGMLLLWPFFLIISLIIKLTSKGPVLFRQKRLGKNKAEFYILKFRTMRTDTPSDMPTHLLQDPDFFITKVGKFLRKTSLDELPQIINILKGEMSIVGPRPALWNQYDLIAERDKYRANDIKPGLTGWAQINGRDELPVDVKAKLDGDYTDKISFRMDFRVFLMTILSVIKSDGVREGASDQGTSTGTEGVSL, from the coding sequence ATGAGACCCTATATTGTAGTGAAGCAGATGCTGGATTGGACCTTGGCTTTAATTGGAATGCTCCTGTTATGGCCTTTTTTCTTGATTATTTCGCTGATTATCAAGTTAACTTCCAAGGGACCGGTATTGTTCAGACAGAAACGGCTAGGCAAGAACAAAGCTGAATTCTATATTCTGAAATTCAGAACGATGCGAACCGATACCCCCAGTGATATGCCTACTCATTTGCTGCAGGACCCTGATTTCTTCATTACCAAGGTAGGCAAATTTCTCCGCAAAACAAGTCTGGATGAGCTACCGCAAATCATCAATATTCTCAAAGGCGAGATGAGCATTGTAGGACCGCGCCCGGCACTCTGGAATCAATATGATCTGATTGCAGAGCGCGACAAGTATAGAGCAAATGATATCAAGCCTGGACTAACGGGGTGGGCGCAGATTAATGGGCGGGATGAGTTACCGGTTGATGTGAAGGCGAAGCTGGACGGAGACTATACAGATAAGATTTCATTCCGGATGGACTTCCGTGTATTCCTGATGACTATCCTGAGTGTGATTAAGTCGGACGGTGTAAGAGAAGGAGCTTCTGATCAGGGAACATCAACAGGAACTGAAGGAGTAAGCTTATAA
- a CDS encoding copper amine oxidase N-terminal domain-containing protein, translated as MFKAQIPAAALLAVALIGAAPLTASAPLSASAAVAKVVVTPAKAVEVQSMKVNMLFDGVSLQPPTGQYVFMHKNTTYVPLRFMSYALQKSVAWDAKNLKVTVSEPSAAELVQIKEYLTNAADNNIAAVTNKVKLNEIPAKYVFNGVTKTLPLGYSSYILNGTVYVPLRYLSEAVGHSISWNQQNKTITANSEAYQALPSSTPEVKPDATAKPVATQAPSATPAPSPATGGAAAGGGSGGTDKLSYETITSETEAKLTALRSQSAATLFDTALQYVAAEDDAAKASIKAKGKQQLASFTASFNSIISDAEQKLNNNGHSTAIISEYRSAFENELQNGLNSAAGLVD; from the coding sequence ATGTTCAAAGCTCAGATTCCGGCGGCAGCATTGCTGGCCGTAGCCTTAATTGGTGCCGCACCGTTAACGGCATCTGCACCGCTATCTGCTTCGGCAGCTGTAGCCAAAGTCGTTGTAACACCAGCCAAGGCAGTTGAAGTACAGAGCATGAAGGTCAACATGCTGTTTGATGGGGTTAGCTTACAGCCACCGACTGGTCAATACGTATTCATGCACAAGAATACAACTTATGTACCGCTGAGATTTATGTCCTACGCCTTGCAGAAGAGTGTAGCCTGGGATGCCAAGAACCTGAAGGTAACTGTTAGTGAACCAAGTGCTGCAGAACTGGTGCAGATCAAGGAATACCTGACGAATGCAGCGGATAATAATATTGCAGCTGTTACCAACAAGGTTAAGCTTAATGAGATCCCGGCCAAATATGTATTTAATGGGGTAACTAAGACTTTGCCGCTAGGATATTCCAGCTATATCTTAAATGGAACGGTATATGTGCCCCTACGTTACTTATCGGAAGCTGTAGGCCATTCGATTAGTTGGAATCAGCAAAATAAAACGATTACAGCGAATTCTGAAGCTTATCAGGCGTTGCCTTCCAGTACCCCTGAAGTTAAGCCGGATGCTACCGCTAAACCAGTAGCTACACAAGCACCTTCAGCCACTCCAGCCCCGTCACCTGCAACAGGTGGAGCTGCCGCAGGCGGAGGAAGCGGTGGTACAGACAAGCTGTCCTATGAGACCATTACCAGCGAAACGGAAGCCAAGCTGACGGCGCTGCGGTCCCAGAGTGCCGCCACCCTGTTCGATACAGCGCTGCAATATGTTGCAGCGGAAGACGATGCTGCGAAAGCCAGCATCAAGGCCAAAGGCAAGCAGCAGCTCGCTTCATTTACAGCCAGCTTCAATAGTATAATCTCTGACGCTGAACAAAAACTGAACAACAATGGACATAGCACGGCTATTATCAGTGAATACAGAAGTGCATTTGAGAATGAACTGCAGAATGGTTTGAATTCGGCTGCCGGATTAGTAGATTAA
- a CDS encoding polysaccharide biosynthesis protein yields MTARTRVLLLFLIDIAIIWFSIVTSYMFRFYDGISQEYMSQMLLFGLISTITFGGSLIYFGLYRRMWQYASIGEIVSVLKAIVVGAVLSYAIAYIVLPQRVPFGIEVRVMETILVLVGGVRFLWRVFRNERSRYKDTQTHTLIIGAGDCGTLIAREMMGPTFAHTKLVGFIDDSMNKYHMSILGIPVLGNRYDIPRIVKEREVHEIIIAMPSVSRTEISEIINLSKKTGAKLKIIPALNDLIAGKISVKKLRDVSVEDLLGREPVVADMNGILGYVHNKIVLITGAGGSIGSELCRQIAPFAPEKLMLLGHGENSIYTIEMELRQTFPELNLVTVIADVQDRSRMMDVFAGHKPQVVFHAAAHKHVPLMERNPSEAIKNNVFGTRNVADCADKYGIERFVMISSDKAVNPTSIMGATKRIAEMYVQSLDAASHTKFSAVRFGNVLGSRGSVIPAFKQQIAAGGPVTVTHPEMVRYFMTIPEAVQLVIQSGSFAKGGEVFVLDMGEPVKILTLAEDLITLSGYTPYTDIQIQFSGIREGEKLYEELLTDEESLGATQHDRIFIGRPNVISQHQLELEFKRLERVLSEDGEAIREVINQIVPMMPVVQAAIS; encoded by the coding sequence ATGACAGCGAGAACTAGAGTGTTATTGTTGTTCCTGATCGATATAGCTATTATCTGGTTCAGTATTGTTACCTCGTATATGTTCAGGTTCTATGATGGAATCTCTCAGGAATATATGTCCCAGATGCTGCTCTTTGGATTGATCTCAACGATAACCTTCGGCGGAAGTTTAATCTACTTCGGTCTCTACCGCAGAATGTGGCAGTATGCCAGTATTGGGGAGATAGTATCGGTACTTAAAGCGATTGTAGTAGGAGCAGTTCTCTCGTATGCGATCGCTTATATTGTGCTGCCGCAGCGTGTGCCCTTTGGTATAGAGGTGCGAGTGATGGAGACGATCCTAGTGCTGGTGGGAGGGGTGCGCTTCTTGTGGAGAGTATTTCGCAACGAACGCAGCCGCTACAAAGATACACAGACCCATACGCTGATTATTGGCGCGGGCGATTGTGGCACACTGATTGCCAGGGAAATGATGGGTCCGACGTTCGCCCATACCAAGCTGGTAGGATTCATCGATGACAGCATGAACAAATATCATATGTCGATCCTGGGAATTCCTGTTCTGGGCAACCGTTATGATATTCCGCGGATCGTGAAGGAACGGGAAGTCCACGAGATCATTATTGCGATGCCTTCCGTCTCCCGTACGGAGATCTCCGAGATTATTAATCTGTCCAAGAAGACAGGCGCGAAGCTGAAGATTATCCCAGCCTTGAATGATCTGATTGCCGGCAAAATATCAGTCAAGAAGCTGCGTGATGTCAGTGTTGAGGATCTGCTGGGACGTGAACCAGTAGTAGCCGACATGAACGGGATTCTTGGCTATGTGCATAACAAGATCGTACTGATAACAGGTGCGGGGGGATCGATTGGTTCTGAGCTGTGCCGCCAGATTGCTCCCTTTGCACCAGAGAAGCTGATGCTGCTGGGGCATGGCGAGAACAGCATCTACACCATTGAGATGGAGCTGCGCCAGACGTTCCCTGAGCTGAACCTGGTTACGGTTATAGCAGATGTGCAGGACCGCAGCCGGATGATGGATGTATTCGCTGGCCACAAGCCGCAGGTAGTCTTTCACGCGGCAGCACATAAGCACGTTCCTCTGATGGAGCGTAATCCGTCGGAAGCAATCAAGAACAATGTCTTCGGTACCCGCAACGTAGCCGATTGCGCCGACAAATATGGCATCGAGCGGTTCGTGATGATCTCCTCCGACAAGGCGGTTAACCCTACCAGCATCATGGGCGCCACCAAACGGATTGCTGAGATGTATGTGCAGAGTCTGGATGCCGCCAGCCATACGAAGTTCTCTGCGGTGCGGTTCGGGAACGTGCTGGGCAGCAGAGGCAGTGTGATTCCGGCCTTCAAGCAACAGATCGCTGCCGGTGGTCCAGTCACTGTAACCCACCCTGAGATGGTGCGTTATTTCATGACCATCCCGGAAGCTGTGCAGTTGGTCATCCAGTCCGGTTCCTTCGCCAAGGGAGGCGAGGTGTTCGTACTGGATATGGGAGAGCCGGTCAAGATTCTGACACTGGCCGAAGACTTAATCACCTTGTCGGGCTATACCCCGTATACAGACATCCAGATTCAGTTCTCCGGTATACGCGAAGGTGAGAAGCTGTATGAAGAGTTGCTGACCGACGAGGAGAGTCTAGGGGCCACACAGCATGACCGAATCTTTATTGGCAGACCCAATGTCATTTCCCAGCACCAGCTGGAATTGGAGTTCAAACGCCTGGAACGCGTGCTCAGTGAAGACGGAGAAGCGATTCGTGAAGTCATTAACCAGATTGTACCGATGATGCCCGTTGTTCAAGCCGCTATTAGCTAA
- a CDS encoding CpsD/CapB family tyrosine-protein kinase, with protein sequence MSQQPNKQRHLITVTNPRSPVSEAFRALRTNIDFSSIDERIQVIMVTSSGPEEGKSTVSANLAAAYAQADKKVLLIDGDLRKPTAHKTFTLSNRYGLSSLLSQQADQTDVIQDSGVPNLSIMTSGPIPPNPAEMMASNRMSMVLQELRQRFDMILIDTPPLLAVTDAQIVASKSDGVIMVVSYGKVKRDIAVKAKANLDRVGAKMLGVVLNNVKRKASEGYYYYYYGN encoded by the coding sequence ATGTCACAGCAGCCAAATAAACAACGCCATCTGATCACCGTTACCAATCCGCGCTCTCCAGTCTCGGAAGCGTTCCGCGCGTTGCGCACCAATATTGATTTCTCCTCGATCGATGAGCGGATTCAGGTCATTATGGTAACCTCCTCCGGTCCAGAAGAAGGCAAGTCTACAGTCTCCGCCAATCTGGCGGCAGCCTATGCACAGGCAGACAAGAAGGTGCTCTTGATTGACGGTGACTTGCGTAAGCCAACAGCTCATAAGACGTTCACGCTCAGCAACCGCTATGGGTTGTCATCCTTGCTCTCTCAGCAGGCCGATCAGACCGATGTAATTCAGGACTCGGGAGTGCCTAACCTCTCCATTATGACCTCTGGTCCGATTCCGCCCAATCCGGCAGAGATGATGGCCTCCAACCGGATGAGCATGGTGCTGCAGGAGCTGCGCCAACGCTTTGATATGATTTTGATTGATACCCCGCCACTGTTAGCCGTTACCGATGCCCAGATTGTTGCTTCCAAGAGCGACGGTGTAATTATGGTCGTGAGTTACGGCAAAGTGAAGCGGGATATTGCTGTCAAGGCCAAAGCCAACCTCGACCGTGTAGGTGCCAAGATGCTGGGTGTGGTATTGAACAACGTCAAACGCAAAGCCAGTGAAGGCTATTATTATTACTATTATGGCAACTAA
- a CDS encoding YveK family protein, with amino-acid sequence MSAQELDLRDYFRIVRKRMWMIISIVIVACVIAGVYSLYIKNPVYEASTKIIVNQTPTQSTVGQLDLNQINTNIQLINTYKEIIKTPAILDAVTQDYPQFNITTEELLKKVNVSSVNNTQVMTLVVRDNSYPKAAEIVNAISQVFKERIPSLFNVQNVSILNEAKVDPPIQPGPVEPNVIMNLAIAFIVSLMIGLGIAFLLEYLDDTLKTEADIERYLGLPTIAMITRLGQDEGKTSPADSHVQQARKAGELDHVTAAK; translated from the coding sequence TTGTCAGCACAAGAATTAGATCTTCGCGATTATTTCCGGATTGTCAGGAAGAGAATGTGGATGATTATTAGCATTGTTATCGTGGCATGTGTAATTGCTGGAGTATACAGTCTTTATATCAAGAATCCGGTATATGAAGCGTCGACGAAGATTATTGTCAACCAGACTCCGACGCAGTCAACGGTGGGACAGCTGGACCTGAACCAGATCAATACCAATATTCAACTGATTAATACGTACAAGGAAATCATTAAGACACCCGCAATACTGGATGCTGTAACGCAAGATTACCCGCAATTCAACATCACTACGGAAGAGCTGTTGAAGAAGGTTAATGTAAGCTCTGTCAATAATACGCAGGTGATGACACTTGTCGTTCGAGATAATTCCTACCCGAAGGCTGCCGAGATTGTAAATGCCATTTCGCAAGTGTTCAAGGAACGGATCCCCTCCCTGTTCAATGTGCAGAATGTATCGATCCTGAATGAAGCCAAGGTAGACCCGCCTATACAGCCTGGACCGGTAGAACCTAATGTGATTATGAACCTGGCGATTGCTTTTATCGTTTCATTAATGATTGGACTCGGGATTGCTTTCCTGCTGGAGTATCTGGACGATACACTGAAGACCGAAGCCGATATTGAGCGGTATCTGGGTCTGCCAACGATCGCGATGATTACCCGCCTGGGTCAAGATGAAGGCAAGACGAGTCCGGCCGACAGCCATGTACAGCAAGCCAGAAAGGCGGGAGAATTAGATCATGTCACAGCAGCCAAATAA
- a CDS encoding S-layer homology domain-containing protein, which translates to MKKKLVVSTLAVSMAAASVASFPFSSTGLAQQLGLVSTASAATVSNATVKEKIKAIYSKLSVTDLVYLNKYKQEVNAIDMNTYKTMFKPVLDKMIDKAKLSDEEVETSLNLFKSVSSVVYDVYANDYSGFNDIRVNTKNVDLLKKLGTAAEAGNFTFDDLLEFSFGTNGVEAELRRLVASKISSGDLKNIDVDSFLDEAITNVLNRRTGDNALTVSKVVYGLGITPGDVKLSLQNLNATIKSAKPAAKQLALAYLSAYPLTVDGGTNPGNSGGGGGGGGVVTTPATPVFTADGSLDVSKLVSVVGDKATLKLVDADMIKAFDALVAANAGKTGLTLTLNLGTINAKTVEVPLSKAIIEAAKARGIANIAITFNGVTITIPVAQFTEAVTLTVSTLADTVFTSVSSLKLASSVYELDLTVGGVPTTTFKQPITIKLPLKNTTGLDKELLSVAKLVYGALQFQGGVVNGEFIIEPRDTFSSYAVVENKVSFSDITAVQKWAGREIEVVAAKGAIEGIGQGKFAPKSNVTRAEFSKMLIRALNLENNSAVQKFTDVSSSAWYAPYVAVAAEKGIINGRGDSKFDPNATITRAEMATMISRALKSIKPDAATSSSSLSQFSDANKIAASLKDGVAFAASNKLVIGNAGKFNPNNTATRAEAAVIIYRTINFK; encoded by the coding sequence ATGAAGAAGAAGTTAGTAGTGTCAACGTTGGCAGTAAGTATGGCAGCAGCATCAGTAGCAAGCTTTCCGTTCAGCAGCACAGGTTTGGCTCAGCAATTGGGATTGGTAAGCACAGCATCGGCGGCAACAGTGAGTAATGCGACAGTGAAAGAAAAAATTAAAGCAATCTACTCCAAGCTTTCTGTAACAGATCTGGTATATCTCAATAAGTACAAACAAGAAGTTAACGCAATTGACATGAATACTTACAAAACGATGTTCAAGCCTGTACTCGATAAGATGATTGATAAGGCAAAACTTAGTGATGAAGAAGTAGAAACATCCTTAAACCTGTTCAAAAGTGTTTCGAGCGTAGTTTATGATGTATATGCAAACGACTATAGCGGATTCAATGATATTCGTGTTAACACCAAGAACGTAGATTTGCTCAAGAAGCTGGGTACCGCTGCTGAAGCAGGCAACTTCACTTTCGATGATCTGCTGGAATTCAGCTTTGGAACTAACGGTGTGGAAGCGGAACTGCGCAGACTTGTGGCAAGCAAGATTTCGTCCGGAGATCTTAAGAACATTGATGTGGACTCTTTCTTGGATGAAGCCATCACCAATGTGCTCAATCGGAGAACTGGTGATAATGCATTAACTGTCAGCAAAGTGGTATACGGACTTGGAATTACTCCGGGAGACGTGAAGCTTTCCCTGCAGAACCTGAACGCTACAATTAAATCCGCTAAGCCTGCTGCTAAGCAGCTTGCACTCGCTTACTTAAGTGCTTATCCGCTGACTGTTGATGGCGGCACTAACCCTGGTAATAGCGGCGGCGGTGGCGGTGGCGGCGGCGTAGTTACTACTCCAGCTACTCCAGTCTTTACAGCAGATGGAAGCCTGGATGTGTCCAAGCTGGTTTCCGTAGTTGGCGACAAAGCAACCTTGAAATTGGTTGACGCTGACATGATCAAGGCATTTGATGCTCTGGTAGCAGCTAATGCAGGCAAGACAGGTCTTACGCTTACCCTGAACCTGGGAACAATTAATGCGAAGACTGTAGAAGTTCCATTGTCCAAAGCCATCATTGAAGCAGCCAAAGCTAGAGGTATTGCCAATATCGCGATTACTTTCAATGGTGTAACGATTACTATTCCAGTAGCACAGTTCACTGAAGCTGTAACGCTGACTGTATCCACTCTTGCTGATACTGTATTCACATCAGTAAGCAGCCTGAAGCTGGCTTCCAGCGTATATGAACTTGACCTGACGGTTGGTGGAGTGCCTACAACTACCTTCAAACAGCCAATCACGATCAAATTGCCGCTGAAGAACACAACTGGCCTGGACAAAGAATTGTTGTCCGTTGCTAAGCTGGTATACGGCGCACTGCAATTCCAGGGCGGTGTAGTTAATGGTGAATTCATCATCGAACCACGCGATACCTTCTCTTCCTACGCTGTAGTAGAGAACAAAGTATCCTTCAGCGATATTACAGCTGTACAGAAATGGGCGGGCAGAGAAATTGAAGTTGTAGCTGCCAAAGGTGCCATCGAAGGCATTGGTCAAGGCAAATTCGCACCGAAGAGCAATGTAACCCGTGCTGAATTCTCCAAGATGCTGATCCGTGCATTGAACCTGGAGAATAACTCCGCTGTACAGAAATTCACAGATGTAAGCTCGTCCGCTTGGTATGCTCCTTATGTAGCTGTAGCTGCTGAGAAGGGTATCATCAACGGCCGTGGGGATTCCAAATTCGATCCTAACGCTACCATCACTCGTGCTGAGATGGCTACCATGATCTCCCGTGCACTGAAATCGATCAAGCCTGATGCGGCAACAAGCAGCTCTTCGCTCAGCCAGTTCTCCGATGCTAACAAGATTGCAGCATCACTGAAAGATGGCGTAGCATTTGCAGCAAGCAACAAGCTGGTTATCGGCAATGCTGGCAAGTTCAACCCTAATAACACGGCAACACGTGCTGAAGCAGCTGTAATTATCTACCGTACAATTAACTTCAAGTAA
- a CDS encoding tyrosine-protein phosphatase — MIDTHNHILPFMDDGAADWQAALTMAEDACRDGIKTVIATPHHANGQYMNPAAEIRESVRLLNERLQGSGIPLQVLAGQEIRVYADLLDDLDRGELLTLANSRYILLEMPSSRVPRNMEEVCHELVIQGYVPVIAHPERNAEIAADPARLQRMIELGAIGQLTAQSVAGVFGGKLQKLSLELCRRGSAQLIASDAHNSGHRPFGLSEAYRVLEKEIGTDFCHYFRRNAQQILVDQEIIIVDNVNANTKVSKLFSFFSRKR; from the coding sequence ATGATAGATACTCACAATCACATTCTGCCATTTATGGACGATGGAGCTGCGGACTGGCAGGCGGCTCTGACTATGGCGGAAGACGCCTGCCGGGATGGAATCAAGACGGTTATTGCTACGCCACATCATGCCAATGGACAATATATGAATCCGGCTGCCGAGATCCGGGAATCAGTGAGGTTGCTGAATGAGCGGCTTCAAGGCAGCGGGATTCCACTGCAGGTGCTGGCGGGACAGGAAATCCGCGTATATGCTGATCTGCTCGATGATCTTGACCGGGGAGAATTGCTGACGCTGGCGAACTCCCGTTACATTCTGCTGGAGATGCCTTCTTCACGGGTGCCCCGCAACATGGAAGAGGTCTGCCATGAACTGGTGATCCAAGGTTATGTGCCAGTGATTGCCCACCCGGAGCGCAATGCTGAAATCGCTGCCGATCCTGCAAGACTGCAGAGAATGATTGAGCTGGGAGCAATTGGACAGTTGACGGCGCAGAGCGTGGCAGGGGTATTCGGGGGGAAGCTGCAGAAGCTTTCGCTGGAATTATGCCGCCGTGGCAGCGCGCAGCTAATTGCCTCGGATGCCCATAATAGCGGCCACCGTCCGTTTGGGCTTAGCGAAGCTTACCGAGTGCTGGAGAAAGAGATAGGGACAGATTTTTGTCACTATTTTCGCAGAAATGCGCAGCAGATTCTTGTTGATCAAGAGATTATTATAGTGGATAATGTAAATGCCAATACAAAAGTTAGTAAATTGTTCTCATTTTTTTCTCGTAAAAGGTGA
- the yihA gene encoding ribosome biogenesis GTP-binding protein YihA/YsxC has product MKVTSSDFIISAVGPDQYPDDGLPEIALAGRSNVGKSSLINRMISRKNLARTSSTPGKTQHMNYYLINEMMYFVDFPGYGYAKVSKTQRAVWGKMVERYLSDRDTLKLVLLIVDLRHEPSANDKMMFDWLKHYDLPMCVVATKADKIPKTRQAKHIKIMKQGLGLLPGDNFIPFSSEEGLGKEVLWELIGGYLQRASEENVAGEANDAAETADRLPE; this is encoded by the coding sequence ATGAAAGTTACCAGTTCCGATTTCATTATCAGCGCCGTCGGCCCTGATCAATATCCAGATGATGGCTTGCCGGAGATTGCTCTGGCAGGCCGCTCCAATGTAGGCAAGTCTTCTCTGATCAACCGGATGATCAGCCGCAAGAACCTGGCCCGCACCAGCTCCACCCCCGGTAAGACGCAGCATATGAACTATTATTTGATTAACGAGATGATGTATTTCGTCGATTTCCCTGGTTACGGGTATGCGAAGGTGTCCAAGACACAACGGGCCGTCTGGGGCAAAATGGTCGAGAGATATCTCTCTGATCGTGATACGCTGAAGCTTGTGCTGCTGATCGTCGATCTGCGCCATGAGCCAAGTGCCAACGACAAGATGATGTTCGACTGGCTGAAGCATTATGATCTGCCTATGTGTGTCGTAGCCACCAAAGCAGACAAGATTCCGAAGACACGGCAGGCGAAGCATATCAAGATTATGAAGCAAGGCCTTGGCTTATTGCCGGGCGATAACTTTATTCCTTTCTCTTCGGAGGAAGGGCTGGGCAAGGAAGTACTGTGGGAGCTGATCGGTGGATATCTGCAGCGTGCCAGTGAAGAGAATGTGGCGGGAGAAGCGAACGATGCCGCTGAAACAGCGGATAGACTACCAGAATAA